A part of Kryptolebias marmoratus isolate JLee-2015 linkage group LG8, ASM164957v2, whole genome shotgun sequence genomic DNA contains:
- the pard6b gene encoding partitioning defective 6 homolog beta: MNKNHRAPSSHSLGTVEVKSKFGAEFRRFSLDRSKPGRFDEFYGLLQHVHRIPNVELLVAYADVHGDLLPINNDDNYCKAISTASPLLRLFLQRKEEADYTMFGTDSMTRKKNTVLSAVLLRPDTNKKKPPVIISLPKDFRPVSSIIDVDILPETHRRVRLYKHGQEKPLGFYIRDGSSVRVTPQGLEKVPGIFISRLVPGGLAESTGLLAVNDEVLEVNGIEVAGKSLDQVTDMMIANSHNLIITVKPANQRNNVVRGGGGVGGGTTSGSSGRSSDSGASFYGYSSHGASASAASHIIQNFPVGELDSDEEEEDLVIEAGGEAEAIGHAPSSYSIASVPRYEPHLNLRTNPSSTYSIHTNGTLPGSSGSLNNTNADSATPSPDRAKERRSLEEEGTVITL; encoded by the exons ATGAACAAGAACCACCGAGCGCCGAGCAGCCATTCTCTGGGCACCGTGGAGGTGAAGAGCAAG TTTGGTGCAGAGTTTCGTCGGTTCTCTCTGGATCGGTCGAAGCCGGGTCGCTTCGATGAGTTCTATGGCCTCCTGCAGCACGTGCATCGCATCCCCAACGTGGAGTTGTTGGTGGCCTACGCCGACGTTCACGGCGACCTGCTGCCCATCAACAATGACGACAACTACTGCAAGGCCATCTCCACTGCTAGCCCTCTGCTCAGACTCTTCCTGCAGAGGAAAG AGGAAGCTGACTACACAATGTTTGGAACCGACTCGATGACCAGGAAGAAGAACACGGTCCTTTCAGCGGTTCTTCTCCGGCCTGACACCAACAAGAAAAAGCCTCCAGTGATCATCAGCCTCCCGAAAGACTTCCGCCCCGTTTCCTCCATCATCGACGTGGACATCCTTCCAGAGACGCACAGACGCGTCCGCCTGTACAAGCACGGCCAAGAAAAGCCTTTGGGCTTTTACATCCGTGACGGCTCGAGCGTACGGGTCACCCCGCAGGGCCTGGAGAAGGTCCCGGGGATCTTCATCTCACGTTTGGTGCCTGGTGGTTTGGCTGAGAGCACGGGCCTGCTGGCGGTTAATGACGAGGTGCTGGAGGTGAACGGTATCGAGGTGGCTGGTAAGTCCCTGGACCAAGTGACGGACATGATGATCGCCAACAGCCACAATCTCATCATCACCGTGAAGCCCGCCAACCAGCGGAATAACGTTGTGCGCGGCGGCGGAGGAGTAGGAGGCGGCACGACGTCTGGCAGTTCGGGACGCTCGTCGGACAGTGGCGCCAGCTTCTACGGTTACTCATCACACGGTGCCTCGGCCTCTGCAGCATCGCACATCATCCAGAACTTCCCCGTCGGGGAGCTGGACAGcgacgaagaagaagaggacCTGGTGATCGAGGCAGGAGGCGAAGCCGAGGCTATCGGACACGCCCCCTCCAGCTACAGCATAGCCTCAGTGCCTCGCTACGAACCCCACCTCAACCTCCGCACCAACCCTAGCTCCACCTATAGCATTCACACCAACGGGACCCTGCCTGGCAGCAGCGGATCATTAAATAACACTAATGCCGATTCGGCCACGCCGTCACCAGACAGAGCGAAGGAGAGGCGGAGCCTGGAGGAGGAAGGCACGGTTATCACGCTGTAG